A genome region from Paralichthys olivaceus isolate ysfri-2021 chromosome 6, ASM2471397v2, whole genome shotgun sequence includes the following:
- the LOC138410598 gene encoding uncharacterized protein, whose amino-acid sequence MSVLTAQEGAGLDLMAADLVKRYQQARVDPPVALYVDCGCCAEAEETKLKARFSGWPALSIRLDIWHFMRRLALGCATDAHQLYPLFMSRLSACIFEWDATDLALLRVAKRQQLQSQGLSSITDTDLSKYLTREELALHCRRRTRGEETTVRLLENLLQGLMGTNGNDSLGVPLFDRERIEHIWRVQKKHVKCIQDLPGVALYAKTGELTKGGVRLPTFRCARGSTSLESFHLHLNRFIPGTSANSLNFQAYLLEGLHRWNQDRGSAALAAGPSSLRSYSGDLLHCVNSNYQKLFGRKVAPEFSPPSCYTGELIGVQYLFRQTGQALQDMHPDSEETAKLVEQHEVEDSVEEDEGFSDLTGDPTVLDLEVPQAPASRTPHPSTTTSAVGSLVSSLASSVSSLAPSRSILVPATSTMTSATSTVTSAASAVTSAASTVTSAASTVTSATSTFASSTVSTGSSSDDMAVDEQNVPGYQHVDRLAEYLVELREQSALCLTNQQTDTIIALWGSLDDVDKQRVVYAARHQERLLSGRFRTPKKPSTTPGVESTTRCMLGASSAPAQWPDCCRLVENIFIRLCNLHPNPVRRGRTADSRWSLILRDYHKIRQLVVGNSLVMQGTAIQLVEVNQNTLVQWHNKRQKRQELSVLLQGTGALPPALPVSNEPLLDARVLPAVPKPAHREHQYRLPESTAGQAQQRQAVWSQRPRSIVPKGHLFVTPPPAPRTFQTPSPQILNPAGQTLNLLPVVRPVSVAQPQSSAAKRTVEAGTALKRPYRRTVEANTCKKCGQFRTADTGHSQYRGTVYCPLSDPVPKAQWLEEMRKKLNK is encoded by the exons ATGAGTGTGCTGACCGCTCAGGAGGGAGCTGGCCTGGACCTGATGGCAGCTGACTTGGTGAAGAGGTACCAGCAGGCTCGAGTGGATCCTCCTGTCGCCCTCTACGTGGactgtggctgctgtgctgAGGCAGAGGAGACAAAGCTGAAGGCCAGATTCAGCGGGTGGCCCGCCCTCTCCATAAGGCTGGATATCTGGCACTTCATGCGCCGTCTGGCCCTGGGATGTGCAACAGATGCTCATCAACTGTACCCTCTGTTTATGTCACGTCTGTCTGCGTGCATATTCGAGTGGGATGCAACTGATTTGGCTCTGTTGCGTGTAGCTAAAAGACAGCAGCTTCAATCCCAGGGCCTGTCTTCCATCACGGATACTGACCTCAGCAAATACCTGACCAGGGAGGAGCTGGCTCTTCACTGTCGGAGGAGGACCCGTGGTGAGGAGACCACCGTCCGGCTGCTGGAGAATCTGTTGCAGGGACTCATGGGGACCAATGGGAACGACTCCCTTGGAGTTCCCCTgtttgacagggagaggatAGAGCACATTTGGCGTGTCCAGAAGAAACATGTAAAGTGCATCCAGGACCTGCCAGGTGTTGCTCTGTACGCCAAAACAGGGGAGCTCACAAAGGGAGGGGTGCGGTTGCCCACCTTCAGATGTGCTCGAGGCTCCACATCTCTCGAGTCCTTTCACCTCCACCTGAACCGCTTCATTCCAG GAACCAGTGCCAACAGCCTGAATTTTCAGGCCTACCTGCTGGAAGGACTGCATCGGTGGAACCAGGATCGGGGTAGTGCTGCTCTAGCTGCCGGACCATCATCTTTACGCAGCTACTCTGGTGACCTGCTTCACTGTGTCAACAGCAATTATCAGAAGCTGTTTGGCAGGAAGGTGGCACCAGAGTTTAGTCCACCCTCGTGCTACACTG GAGAGCTCATCGGGGTGCAGTACCTGTTCAGGCAGACAGGTCAGGCACTGCAGGACATGCATCCTGATTCAGAGGAGACCGCTAAACTGGTTGAGCAGCATGAAGTGGAGGACAgcgtggaggaggatgaggggttCTCTGACCTCACAGGTGACCCCACAGTGCTGGACCTGGAGGTCCCTCAGGCTCCAGCCTCTCGGactcctcatccctccactACCACATCTGCTGTCGGTTCACTGGTCAGCAGCCTGGCCTCCAGCGTCTCCTCCCTGGCTCCCAGCAGATCCATCCTGGTTCCCGCCACATCCACCATGACCTCCGCCACATCCACCGTGACCTCCGCCGCATCCGCCGTGACCTCCGCCGCATCCACCGTGACCTCCGCCGCATCCACCGTGACCTCCGCCACATCCACCTTTGCCTCATCCACTGTGTCCACGGGTTCGTCCTCTGACGATATG GCTGTTGATGAGCAGAATGTTCCTGGGTACCAGCATGTGGACAGACTTGCTGAGTATTTGGTAGAGCTGCGGGAacagtctgctctctgtctcaccaACCAGCAGACGGACACAATCATCGCACTGTGGGGGAGCCTGGATGATGTGGACAAGCAGCGGGTGGTGTATGCAGCACGACACCAGGAGAGACTTTTGAGTGGACGGTTTCGAACACCAAAGAAGCCCTCAACAACTCCTGGTGTGGAGAGCACCACCCGTTGCATGTTGGGAGCAAGCAGTGCACCGGCTCAGTGGCCTGACTGCTGCCGTTTggtggaaaacattttcatcaggcTCTGCAATCTCCACCCGAACCCAGTACGGCGAGGCAGGACGGCTGATTCCAGGTGGTCCCTAATTCTCAGGGACTACCATAAAATCAGACAGCTCGTGGTTGGTAACTCCCTGGTGATGCAGGGAACAGCCATTCAGCTGGTGGAGGTTAACCAGAACACCCTTGTTCAGTGGCACAATAAGCGACAGAAGCGACAGGAgctgtctgtgctgcttcagGGCACCGGGGCTTTGCCACCAGCACTACCTGTGTCCAACGAGCCTCTTCTGGATGCAAGAGTGCTTCCTGCTGTGCCCAAGCCAGCTCATCGTGAACATCAATACCGGCTGCCTGAGAGTACAGCAGGGCAGGCACAGCAGAGACAGGCAGTTTGGAGTCAGCGCCCGCGCTCCATCGTGCCAAAGGGACATTTATTTGTCAcacctcctccagcaccacGAACATTTCAAACCCCCTCCCCTCAGATCCTCAATCCAGCAGGACAAACTCTCAACCTTTTGCCAGTGGTCCGCCCTGTGTCTGTAGCTCAGCCACAAAGCAGCGCAGCTAAACGCACAGTGGAAGCTGGCACAGCCCTGAAGAGACCATACAGGCGGACAGTAGAGGCAAACACCTGTAAAAAGTGTGGTCAGTTCCGCACTGCTGACACTGGACACAGTCAGTACCGTGGCACAGTGTACTGTCCTCTGTCTGATCCTGTTCCCAAAGCTCAATGGttggaggaaatgagaaaaaagttgaACAAGTGA